In Clavibacter californiensis, the sequence CGTCTCCGAAGGCTCAATTCACGACCAAAATGATCGTCCTAGCGGAGGCGGGGGCGCGAGATATCGAGTATCGGGAGTCCCCTCGCCGCAAGTTACCAAAGTGGGTACTTCCCGTCGAAGTGGGCCAGTACTTTTTCACAGCCCTCTTTGGCGTTGCGGGCGGCGCTGCTGTCGGAGATCGAGAATGGCTCTGGCTCGAGCCCAGTAACTGGGGTGTTGTCTGTTTCTTCTCACTCTTGCTTGGCATTATCTTCACAGTGACCGTTCGACAGGGCCGAAAGGACTCCCAATGACTTTTGACTCCGCGAGCGCACGAGACGGCGAACGTCGGCTGACTCCAGCAGCCCGCGAGTCGCTGGACGAGTTGACTGCAGCGTACCGGGCGCGCCTTATCGAGCAAGCACTGGCTGAAACTGCCAAGCGGGAAATTTCCGCCATCGACTTGATGCGGTCGGTTTACGCCGATCCGGAAGTGGATGAACTGATGCAACTGCGCATCCGAGCGGAGGAAGAATCTCATTTCTCACGGTATATTCTTAGGTATGCGCGCCTAACTTCGTCCGTAGCCGCGGTAGTCAGTATTATTGCCGGAGGCCTAAGCGTCCCGCTGACTGCGACTATATTCGACATGGACCCAACTGGTGGTGTATCTTTGGTATTCACCACCGTCTGGACACTTGTCGCATTCGCAATAGTCAACTATGTGTTGTTCAGTGACGGCCGCAAAAAGGCTGCGATGCACAGGGAGCGAGCGGATCAAGTCATTGCGCGGTCCGTGGCTTTGCATCGTCGTTCGGTCAGTACGACTGCTCATAGCGCGCTTCGCGGAGACGAAGCCAACGTCCAATTCATGCGCGCGTGGAGCTCGCTTGAACAACAGCTGGAGGAGCTTGCCTCGCGCGTGCTGCCCGACACCGGCCGTCGCTCTATAGGTACGATCATCAAGCAGCTTACCTACGATGGAACATTGACCGAAGACCAGGCGTACCATATCAAACAGATGCTCACCGTCAGAAATGACCTGGTTCACGGCCAGCTGTCAAAAAATGTCGAGCTGCGCGATCAACTGCGAGAGATTGCTACGATTAATGACATGCTCGCTGGGCTACTTGACGTCGCGGCAACTCTTGACGATAAAGAAAAAGCGTCTTTAACCGTCAAGCGCATCGTGGCAAAATGGAAAGACGATCAGCCTGAGCGTTAGAGGCTCTTAGGCCACACGGGCTTACGGCCCGGCGGCATGTCCAGTCGCTTGCCATCCGTCTTCCTGGAAAACGTCGATTCAGGGAGTTGAGACGGTGGACGTGCGGCCGTGAGCTTTAAGCCTCTGGGTCCGACAGGAACTGCGTTGCCAGCTCGAGCTGAACCTCCTGTCGCTGCGCGTATGGGAGCCGCGCCCAGTCTGTGAAGAGCTTTTCCTTGTCGGACTGCGGCCGACTGCCGCGCTGCATCCACTGGAAGAGCTCGGCCTTTTCCTTGCGGCCCCCTGCCGCCTTCACACGCATCTTGATCTCACCGAGGTCCGGCGGGTTCACGGTCTGGTCCCGGGCGTCCTCGTTGCAGCGCTGACACTCCGCGCGGAGGTTGGTGTCCTCGTCGCCGCCACCTCGCGCAACTGGAAGGATGTGGCCGATGGTCAGCCGGGCGATACGGCCGGGAGCATCGAAGTACTCGCCACCGCCGGGCGTGAAACAGACCTGGCAGGTGTTGCCGTCCCGTTCGAGGATGCGACGACGCTTCGCGCCGGTGATCGCCTTTCTGCCTAGATCGCGCTCCGGCTTCTCGCCATCGTGAACTTTGACGCCAATGGTGCGCAGCAGGTACTGATCGGGACGAAGGCGCGGGTTGTCCTTGTAGTTGTCGATTTTCCAGCCGATCTCCCGCAGGTCACGCATGCGCCGATCAGCCTGTGACACACCGGGCACTGCGGCAACCAGATCCTGCTTCGTGAAGATGTTGCCCTCCCCAATCGATGCAACGAACCGCGCCACGCGCACCTTCGAAGACTCTTGACGCTCTTCCGTATTCATGGACATCCCTCAATCCGGCAGAGACCGTCGCTCTGCTCCGTGACCAGAGTGGATGCCGGACAGTGCCACTGTCAAGCCGCACCTTGCCGCGGCAGCGTCCGGCGCGGCTGCGAGACGTTCGAGGGCAGGAGCAGCGCTCCGCGCGCCTGCCCGTATGACGAGAGCACTTGGCGTAGGATCGAACATGCGTTCGATCGCCCACGTGCAACGTCACAGTGTGCTCGCCAGGCCGTGAGCCTGCGCGAGACACGAGATGATGGTTGCAGGCACCCAGCCCGAAAGGTCACATCATGAACTCACTCCGTGTCGTCGAGATCTGTGCAGGAGCGGGTGGCCAGTCGATTGGACTTCACCGTGCGGGCTTTGACCATGCCCTTGCTGTCGAGCTGGACGCCTACGCGAGCCAGACGTTACGAGACAACACGGACTGGAAGGTGGCCGAGGGAGACGTCGCAGACCTCGACGTGTGGAACCCCCTGGACTACGAAGGGGTGGATCTCTTGGCGGGCGGCGTCCCCTGCCCGCCCTTCTCTATCGCAGGCAAGCAGCTCGGCTCATCCGACGAGCGCGACCTCTTCGCATGGGCTGTCGAGCAGGTGGGGGTCATGCACCCCAGGGCGCTACTCCTTGAGAACGTGCGTGGCCTTGCAGCCCCGCGCTTCGCCGCGTACCGCCAGCACATCCTCGACCGCCTCGCGGAGTTCGGGTACGTGGCGGACTGGCGGCTGCTCCACTCGGCGGACTATGGCGTGGCTCAGCTACGTCCGCGCTTCGTCCTGGTCGCCATGCTGCCCGAGGATGCTGCCTACTTCCGTTGGCCCGAGCCGGTCGCCGAGCGTGTGTCTGTCGGGGAGGCCCTCCGCGACCTCATGGGGGCCAACGGGTGG encodes:
- a CDS encoding VIT1/CCC1 transporter family protein, whose protein sequence is MTFDSASARDGERRLTPAARESLDELTAAYRARLIEQALAETAKREISAIDLMRSVYADPEVDELMQLRIRAEEESHFSRYILRYARLTSSVAAVVSIIAGGLSVPLTATIFDMDPTGGVSLVFTTVWTLVAFAIVNYVLFSDGRKKAAMHRERADQVIARSVALHRRSVSTTAHSALRGDEANVQFMRAWSSLEQQLEELASRVLPDTGRRSIGTIIKQLTYDGTLTEDQAYHIKQMLTVRNDLVHGQLSKNVELRDQLREIATINDMLAGLLDVAATLDDKEKASLTVKRIVAKWKDDQPER
- a CDS encoding HNH endonuclease → MSMNTEERQESSKVRVARFVASIGEGNIFTKQDLVAAVPGVSQADRRMRDLREIGWKIDNYKDNPRLRPDQYLLRTIGVKVHDGEKPERDLGRKAITGAKRRRILERDGNTCQVCFTPGGGEYFDAPGRIARLTIGHILPVARGGGDEDTNLRAECQRCNEDARDQTVNPPDLGEIKMRVKAAGGRKEKAELFQWMQRGSRPQSDKEKLFTDWARLPYAQRQEVQLELATQFLSDPEA